From a region of the Hyalangium ruber genome:
- a CDS encoding ATP-binding cassette domain-containing protein: protein MTGSPRLFVPEVIQTSAMDCGPAALKALLEGFGVAISYGRLREACQSDVDGTSIDVLEELAGKLGLEAEQHMVPRDHVLLAGAGVLPAIVVVRLEDGNLHFVVVWKKWGHLVQIMDPALGRRWVSVDELLDRLFIHTMTVSAGAFREWAGTEEFLVGLRRRLSVLAAGPTSERLVKEALGDPTWKRLACLDATVRLAQTLVDGDGLKRGELAARFVEQLLPEVLTALEEGRAEELIPTIYWTALGKPGADELTLRGSVCVQAKGLRGERGSDAPPLSPELEAALREAPTRPLRELVALLRRDGVLKPAVLAAIGVTAAVGGFVEALLLRGIIDAGRYLTTPEQRIVGVATLLALLGLLFMLELPLSRGTLQLGRRLELRLRLAFLGKIPRLGDRYFRSRLVSDMAQRCHGIHMVRAVPSLAVLLLRGCAELLVTLAGLTWLAPRSAPLIFLTGGLAIAIPLLAQRSLLDADRRLRDFDGVLSRFYLDALRGGVALRAHRAELTLRRAHEEPLHHFVSAARTLLRRGITVDTICSLAATVGAVAVVLHALSRGVQPGAVLLLVYWALAMTGLGRQLADGLRQYPAASSLTGRLMEPLLAPDEVAPHVALAARRQTEPPAEVARGVAFSLRQVEVKASGHTLLQGVDVSVRAGEHVAIVGPSGAGKSSLVGVLLGWHRAASGRVEVDGEPLEGAALWRLRRETAWVEPEVMLWNKSMVDNLAYGVEAGEALPRVGQVLHRADLVEVLDKLPQGLQTRLGEGGGLLSGGEGQRVRLGRALLRPGVRLAIFDEPFRGLERDRRAELLERARQGVKGATLLCVMHDIAETLSFDRVLVIQEGTLVEDGNPRTLAAREDSHYRALLELEAGMRRDLSGREGWRRLVLDQGVLSERAVEEG, encoded by the coding sequence ATGACCGGGTCCCCGCGCCTCTTCGTCCCGGAGGTCATCCAGACCTCGGCCATGGACTGCGGCCCGGCGGCCCTCAAGGCCCTGCTCGAAGGCTTCGGCGTGGCCATCAGCTATGGAAGGCTTCGCGAGGCCTGTCAGAGCGACGTCGATGGCACCTCCATTGATGTGCTCGAGGAGCTGGCCGGCAAGCTGGGGTTGGAGGCGGAGCAGCACATGGTCCCGCGGGATCATGTGCTCCTGGCCGGAGCAGGGGTACTGCCGGCCATCGTGGTGGTGCGGCTGGAGGACGGCAACCTGCACTTCGTGGTGGTCTGGAAGAAGTGGGGCCACCTCGTTCAGATCATGGATCCGGCGCTGGGGCGGCGCTGGGTGTCCGTGGACGAGCTGCTCGACCGGCTCTTCATCCACACGATGACCGTGTCCGCCGGGGCGTTCCGCGAATGGGCTGGCACGGAGGAGTTCCTGGTGGGGCTGCGTCGCAGGCTGTCGGTGCTCGCGGCCGGGCCCACGTCCGAGCGGCTGGTCAAGGAGGCGCTCGGGGACCCCACCTGGAAGCGCCTGGCATGCCTGGATGCGACGGTGCGGTTGGCGCAGACGCTCGTGGACGGCGATGGCCTGAAGCGGGGTGAGCTGGCCGCGAGGTTTGTCGAGCAACTCCTGCCCGAAGTGCTGACGGCCCTGGAGGAGGGGCGCGCCGAGGAACTCATCCCCACCATCTATTGGACAGCACTGGGGAAGCCGGGCGCCGATGAACTCACCCTTCGCGGGAGCGTGTGCGTTCAGGCCAAGGGGCTGCGCGGCGAGAGAGGGAGCGATGCACCGCCGCTGTCTCCGGAACTCGAGGCGGCTTTGCGCGAGGCCCCCACCCGCCCGCTCCGTGAGCTCGTGGCCTTGTTGCGCCGGGACGGGGTGCTCAAGCCGGCGGTGCTTGCCGCCATCGGGGTCACCGCGGCGGTGGGAGGCTTCGTGGAGGCGCTGCTCCTGCGCGGGATCATCGACGCGGGGCGCTACCTCACGACTCCGGAGCAGCGGATCGTCGGCGTCGCGACGCTGCTCGCGTTGCTGGGACTGCTGTTCATGCTGGAACTGCCACTCTCACGCGGGACGCTCCAACTGGGGAGGCGCCTGGAACTCCGCCTTCGGCTCGCGTTCCTCGGGAAGATCCCCCGCTTGGGAGATCGCTATTTTCGCAGCCGGCTCGTCTCGGACATGGCTCAGCGCTGCCATGGCATCCACATGGTGCGCGCGGTGCCGAGCCTCGCGGTCCTCTTGCTGCGCGGCTGTGCCGAGCTGCTGGTGACACTCGCGGGGCTGACATGGTTGGCACCGCGAAGCGCGCCCTTGATCTTCCTGACGGGCGGGCTGGCGATCGCCATTCCCTTGCTCGCGCAGCGCTCGCTGCTCGATGCCGACCGCCGGCTACGGGACTTCGACGGTGTGCTCTCGCGCTTCTACCTCGATGCACTGCGCGGGGGGGTAGCGCTGCGGGCACACCGTGCCGAGCTGACGCTGCGCCGGGCCCATGAGGAGCCGCTGCACCACTTCGTCTCCGCGGCGCGCACCTTGCTGCGCCGAGGCATCACCGTCGACACGATCTGCTCGCTCGCCGCCACCGTGGGCGCGGTGGCGGTGGTCCTGCACGCGCTCTCGCGGGGAGTACAACCTGGGGCGGTCCTGCTGCTCGTCTACTGGGCGCTGGCGATGACGGGGCTGGGCCGGCAGCTCGCCGACGGGTTGCGCCAGTACCCCGCCGCGTCGTCGCTCACCGGTCGCCTGATGGAGCCGCTGCTGGCTCCTGACGAGGTAGCTCCGCACGTCGCGCTGGCCGCACGGAGGCAGACGGAGCCACCGGCGGAGGTGGCACGGGGAGTGGCGTTCTCATTGCGCCAGGTGGAGGTGAAAGCCTCTGGCCACACGTTGTTGCAGGGAGTGGATGTCTCGGTTCGAGCCGGGGAGCACGTCGCCATCGTGGGCCCCTCGGGCGCTGGGAAGTCCTCGCTGGTGGGAGTGCTGCTGGGGTGGCACCGGGCAGCCAGCGGCCGGGTCGAGGTGGATGGAGAGCCGCTGGAGGGAGCGGCGTTGTGGCGGCTGAGGCGGGAGACGGCGTGGGTGGAGCCCGAGGTGATGCTCTGGAACAAGTCGATGGTGGACAACCTCGCCTACGGAGTCGAAGCGGGCGAGGCGCTGCCCCGGGTGGGGCAGGTGCTGCACAGGGCCGACCTCGTCGAGGTGCTCGACAAGCTGCCCCAGGGGCTTCAGACCCGGCTGGGAGAGGGGGGGGGGTTGTTGTCAGGCGGTGAGGGGCAGCGGGTGCGCTTGGGCCGAGCGTTACTGCGCCCCGGGGTGCGGCTGGCCATCTTCGATGAGCCGTTCCGAGGGCTCGAGCGTGACCGTCGCGCGGAGCTGCTGGAGCGGGCCCGGCAGGGTGTGAAGGGCGCCACCTTGCTCTGCGTCATGCATGACATCGCCGAGACGCTCTCGTTCGATCGTGTCCTGGTCATCCAGGAGGGGACGCTGGTCGAGGATGGGAACCCTCGGACGCTCGCGGCGCGGGAGGACTCCCACTATCGCGCCTTGCTGGAGCTGGAGGCGGGGATGCGACGGGATCTCTCGGGGCGAGAGGGATGGAGGCGGCTGGTCCTGGATCAAGGCGTGCTCTCCGAGCGGGCCGTGGAGGAGGGGTGA
- a CDS encoding HlyD family secretion protein, protein MKVEGIFPRTLRALARGRGRWAFGLLPVGLFALWGGWFTLAPTTVYERSVQARLELHREVYAIDSPVEGRVVKTQLELHRSVHAGEVLVELSREHEERQVAEAEAVLQGLGPQLEAARAQLEAEQSALVEQKGQGVAGVQEARARLSEAETVSRRAQEEATSTERLWKRGVVSEMEWGRARAELERTLAAEQASRAALASARLGGTVQSTERRTRLAALRGEIARLEADESVARASVARLREELERRIIRAPADGVLGETSSVRVGAQLREGDPIATVVAGGSVRIVAQFIPASSLGRVRAGQRARMRLEGFSWTEFGMLKATVVAVASEVRDGLVRVELSLDELPLGIPLEHGLPGMVDIEVDRATPSQLVLRTLGREARRGGAPEGREPKS, encoded by the coding sequence ATGAAGGTCGAAGGCATTTTCCCACGTACCTTGCGCGCGCTGGCCCGAGGGCGAGGACGGTGGGCGTTCGGGCTGTTGCCGGTAGGGCTGTTCGCGCTTTGGGGAGGCTGGTTCACGCTGGCGCCCACCACGGTCTACGAGCGCAGCGTGCAGGCGCGGCTGGAGCTCCATCGCGAGGTGTATGCCATTGATTCACCCGTGGAGGGGCGGGTGGTGAAGACGCAGCTGGAGCTTCACCGCTCCGTGCATGCGGGGGAGGTCCTCGTCGAGCTGTCACGTGAGCACGAGGAGCGCCAGGTCGCGGAGGCAGAGGCCGTGCTCCAAGGCCTGGGGCCGCAGCTCGAGGCAGCGCGCGCTCAGCTCGAGGCGGAGCAGAGCGCGCTGGTGGAGCAAAAGGGGCAGGGGGTCGCGGGAGTTCAGGAGGCGCGGGCCCGGCTCAGCGAGGCGGAGACGGTGTCGCGGCGCGCCCAGGAAGAGGCGACGAGCACCGAGCGGCTCTGGAAACGGGGGGTGGTGAGCGAGATGGAGTGGGGCAGGGCCCGCGCGGAGCTGGAGCGCACCCTGGCCGCCGAGCAGGCCTCGCGAGCCGCGTTGGCGAGCGCGAGGTTGGGCGGCACGGTGCAATCCACCGAGCGGCGCACCCGCCTCGCCGCGCTGCGGGGAGAGATCGCCCGACTCGAGGCGGACGAGAGCGTGGCGCGTGCCAGCGTGGCGCGCCTGCGCGAGGAACTGGAGCGCCGCATCATTCGAGCGCCGGCGGATGGTGTGCTCGGCGAGACGAGCTCCGTGCGAGTGGGCGCGCAGCTCAGGGAGGGAGACCCCATCGCCACGGTCGTCGCGGGGGGCTCGGTGCGCATCGTCGCGCAGTTCATCCCGGCCTCATCCCTGGGGAGGGTACGGGCGGGGCAGCGGGCGCGGATGCGGTTGGAGGGCTTCTCCTGGACGGAGTTCGGCATGTTGAAGGCCACGGTGGTGGCGGTGGCGAGCGAGGTTCGCGATGGTCTGGTGCGCGTGGAGCTCTCGCTGGATGAGCTGCCGCTGGGCATTCCGCTCGAACACGGGCTGCCGGGCATGGTGGACATCGAGGTGGACCGGGCGACGCCGTCACAGCTCGTGCTTCGAACCTTGGGCCGGGAGGCGAGGCGAGGCGGAGCTCCCGAAGGGCGGGAGCCGAAGTCATGA
- a CDS encoding peroxidase family protein, with protein sequence MGQFVPSGKFGRIFPTLQPLIPPLAALEELGRAMKDANPADPKGDNEDIPAGFTYLGQFIDHDITFDTTSIQEVQVDPLALHNFRTPALDLDCVYGRGPGDQPYLYQLPPNDALFLIGTTSANTPGGDPKVQTSLPFDLPRGPQSLAIIGDPRNDENLIVAQLHLAFLRFHNKVVAGLQNGTITPPPSATQSSLFEQARRLVTWHYQWIVVNDFLRKVVDPHVLDHVLERGRAFYLPKGDAFIPVEFSAAAYRLGHSMVREAYDFNEVFTFKPSPRQVVPATLQLLFNFSGRSGVGVPIPSDWIIDWRRFFRFPNDGVTAGLSRRLDPFLAPTLAEIPDHGVLPGVNLPIANLKRGRSLGLPSAQNVARRMRIEPLSPKDIAKGPDGAVAEKHNLHVETPLWYYILKEAEQRGGAKRLGPVGSRILAEVFVGLLELDASSYLASNPQWKPTLPSAKKGDFAMTDLLSFAGDLSPINDPKNVKP encoded by the coding sequence ATGGGGCAGTTCGTCCCCTCGGGCAAATTCGGCAGGATCTTCCCGACACTGCAGCCGCTGATCCCGCCGCTGGCCGCGTTGGAGGAGCTCGGCCGCGCGATGAAGGATGCCAACCCCGCGGACCCCAAGGGAGACAACGAAGACATCCCCGCGGGCTTCACCTACCTGGGCCAGTTCATCGACCACGACATCACCTTCGACACCACCTCCATCCAGGAGGTGCAGGTCGACCCGTTGGCCCTGCACAACTTCCGCACGCCCGCGCTCGATCTGGACTGCGTTTATGGCCGAGGTCCGGGCGACCAGCCCTACCTCTACCAGCTGCCTCCCAATGACGCGCTCTTCCTCATCGGGACCACCAGCGCCAACACGCCGGGCGGCGATCCGAAGGTACAGACTTCGCTGCCGTTCGACCTGCCGCGAGGCCCGCAGTCGCTGGCCATCATCGGGGACCCTCGCAACGACGAGAACCTCATCGTCGCCCAGCTGCACCTGGCATTTCTCCGCTTCCACAACAAGGTGGTCGCGGGGCTTCAGAACGGCACCATCACGCCTCCGCCCTCCGCGACCCAGTCCTCCCTCTTCGAGCAGGCCCGCCGGCTCGTCACCTGGCACTACCAGTGGATCGTCGTGAACGACTTCCTGCGAAAGGTGGTGGATCCGCACGTACTCGACCACGTGCTCGAGCGCGGCCGGGCGTTCTACCTGCCGAAGGGTGATGCCTTCATCCCCGTGGAGTTCTCCGCCGCCGCCTACCGCCTGGGCCACAGCATGGTGCGCGAGGCCTATGACTTCAACGAGGTGTTCACCTTCAAGCCCAGCCCGCGCCAGGTGGTGCCGGCGACGCTCCAGCTGCTGTTCAACTTCTCCGGGCGCTCCGGCGTGGGCGTGCCGATCCCCAGCGATTGGATCATCGACTGGCGGCGGTTCTTCCGGTTCCCCAACGACGGGGTCACGGCCGGTCTCAGCCGCAGGCTCGACCCGTTCCTGGCGCCGACACTCGCGGAGATCCCCGACCACGGCGTGCTGCCCGGCGTCAACCTGCCCATCGCCAACCTCAAGCGCGGGCGCAGCCTCGGCCTGCCCTCCGCGCAGAACGTGGCCCGGCGCATGCGCATCGAGCCGCTCTCGCCCAAGGACATCGCCAAGGGGCCGGATGGCGCGGTCGCCGAGAAGCACAACCTGCACGTCGAGACCCCGCTCTGGTACTACATCCTCAAGGAGGCCGAGCAGCGCGGCGGCGCCAAGCGCCTGGGGCCCGTGGGCAGCCGCATCCTGGCCGAGGTCTTCGTGGGCCTGCTCGAGCTGGACGCGAGCTCCTACCTGGCCAGCAACCCGCAGTGGAAGCCCACCCTGCCCTCGGCCAAGAAGGGCGACTTCGCGATGACGGATCTGCTCTCCTTCGCG